From the Oscillatoria salina IIICB1 genome, the window TACGCCTTCGTGGTCTAATAAGGTAGAAAGGTCGTTGGCATGAATATTTGGTATGGTAAATGAGGCTAGTGCAGCCCTACCTTTGCTGTCGGGAGTTAGTTGGGGTCCGTGGATTTTTATGTCGGGTATTTGCTTGAGTTTCTCGAACAAATAGGCGGTTAATTCTTCTTCGTAAGCATGAATTTTATCCATGCCGATATTACTAAGATAATCTACGGCTGCGCCGAGGGCGATCGCTTCGGCGATCGCTGGAGTCCCTGCTTCAAATTTGTGGGGTAGATCGGCGTAGGTGGAATAATCGAGAAATACTTCGGAAATCATCTCTCCCCCACCCAAAAATGGCGGCATTTCTCGCAATAAGTCTAGCTTTCCATACAAAAAACCAATCCCAGTTGGGGCGCACATTTTATGTCCTGATGCTACTAACCAGTCGCAATCCATTGCTCGAACATCTATAGGCATATGGGGGACACTTTGGCAAGCATCTATTAATATTTTGACATCTTTTTCTCGTGCCAATTTAATGATTTCTGAGACGGGATTTATACAACCGAGGGTATTAGAAACATGGACAACTGTAACCAGTTTGGTTTTGTCGGAAAGCAAAGATTTATAATGATCGAAATCAAATTCTTCACTCGCAGTTAATTGGACGTGCTTAATTACTGCACCTGTTTTTTGCGCTATGATTTGCCAGGGAACTAAATTACTGTGATGTTCCATTACTGTCGTAATAATTTCATCACCTGGTTTTAAACTATTTAATCCCCAACTATAAGCAACTAAATTAATTGCTTCGCTAGCATTGCGTGTAAAAACTATTTCATTTCGTGAAGCAGCATTGACAAAAGCAGCAACTTTATCTCTCGCTGCTTCATAACCTTCTGTTGCTCTAATGCTGAGAGCATGAGCGCCACGATGGACGTTAGCATTGTCATAATTGTAATAGTTACGCAACTTATCAACTACGGCTAAAGGCTTTTGAGAAGTTGCCGCATTATCAAAGTAAATTAACGGTTTGCCATGCACTTCCTGAGCTAAAATGGGGAAGTCAGCCCGAACTCGGTCAGCGATAGTTTTTTCTTGAATAAATGTCATTTTTATGGTAAAAATAAGCGATTGCTAAACCTGAAAAAAGTACAAAGAATGAAGTTAATTTTCAGACTTTGTACCTCATCTTTGCGACTTTAATCGGTTCTACAAGCGACGCATTGAGATAACCTATAACGCAAAGATTCAACGGGAATGCGCTCCAGAATTTCCGCAGCAAAAGCGTCAATTAATAAGTGACGCGCATCTGCTTCATTCAAGCCGCGACTGCGTAAATAAAAAACTTCTTCTGGTTCTAACTGACTAACAGTTGCACCGTGAGAACATTTTACATTATCGGCAGTAATTTGTAGCTCTGGTTTGGTATCAACGCGAGCTTTGTTAGATAAAAGTAAATTACGATTAAGTTGAGCTGCGTTTGTTTGTTGTGCTTCTCTGGGTACAAAAACTTTACCATTAAAGACAGCGCGGGAGCGATCGCCTAAAATACATTTATGCAGTTGATCTGTACTACCAAAAGGTTTAGTTAACGCGATCGCGCTATGAGTATCAGATAACTGCTCTCCATCCACCATTGTCAACCCATTAAGACGAGTTTCAGTTTGCTCGCCAGTCTGATAAACTTCCAGATTATGACGAGACAACTTTGCACCCAAATTAATCTCATTACAAGTGTAGCGACTAGCTCGTGCTTGGGCGATCGCTGTTTTCCCAATTTGAAATCCATCTCCCGACTCTCTTTGGTTGCGAGTATGATTCACCTCAGCATTTTCCTCTAGCCAAATTTCCGTCACTGCATTAGTAAAATAAGGACGATTTTGGGGAAAATCCGTGCAACCAGGTGTAGGAATTGCCGCATAATGTTCGACAATTTGTAAGCTAGAACTTTTTTCAGCTACTACCAAAGTCCGTGGTTGAGTTAAAATAGGATCCTTCTCAACCGCCGTTAAAAACAACAAATGGAGCGGCTTTTCTACAACTACATTTTCTCCAGCCCAAACAATCGCCACATCACCCAAACCAGCAGTATTTAACGCCGTAAAAACTTCTTTTGCTCCCTCTTGTTGTCCCAAATACTTAACAATTTCGTAACTTTGTTTTGTCGGCAAATCTGCTAAATTACCCACAAAAACACCTGTGGGCAATCCCGAAACATCCGACAACTCAGGAGCATAAAAGCCATTCACAAAGACTAACCGACTTTGCGCCGCTTCCGGCAATTGTAAACCCGCGATCGCTTCGGGATCGACACTTACTTTTCCAGCAGCTTGAAACTGAATTGCTAACAACTCCGACAAGTCAGTAAAGCGCCAATCCTCATCTTTTTTCTGAGGTAACTTTTGTTGCGCTACCCCATAAGCAGCAATTTGGCGCAACTCTTGCAACCAACCAGTAATTTCTGTTCTAAAAACCACTCTAGCCGCTTCACACTGCCTTAACAAATCACTCAGGTAACTATCAGCTTTCAACTCTTCTTGTGGTAGAGAAATCGGACTAGAAGTAGAAGGAACCGGAGTAGACATTAAACGCTTACCTCCGTAGCAAATTCTTCATCGATAAAATCATAGCCAGTGGTTTCTAATTCCAAAGCCAATTCTTTACCACCGCTCTTAACAATTCGTCCATCATACATCACATGAACAAAATCTGGCTCAATATAATTCAACATCCGTTGATAATGAGTAATTATCAGCATCGCATTATCCGGAGTTGCTAATTGATTCACACCATGAGAAACAATTTTTAGCGCATCGATATCCAAACCCGAATCAGTTTCATCTAAAATTGCTAAAGTTGGTTCGAGTAACGCCATCTGCAAAATCTCATTCCGCTTTTTCTCGCCACCAGAAAAACCTTCATTCAAACTACGCTCTAAAAAGCTGGGATTCATCTTCACCACATCCAGCTTTTCTTCGATCAAATCTTCAAAATCAAAAGCATCAAGTTCTTCTAAACCCTGATATTTCTGACGAGCATTATAAGCCACGCGCAGAAAATCTAAATTGCTCACTCCAGGAATTTCTATCGGATACTGAAAAGCCAAAAAAATACCTTTCAGCGCTCGTTCTTCTGGCTCCAATTCCAGGATATTCTCACCTTGATAAATTATCTCTCCACCTGTGACTTCGTAGTCAGGATGTCCAGCCAAAACCTTAGAAAAGGTACTTTTACCCGAACCATTACGCCCCATGATCGCGTGAATTTCCCCAGCTTTAATTTCCAGGTTGAAGCCTTTGAGGATTTTGTTTCCCTCAACTTCGGCGCTGAGATTTTTTACTGCTAAAATTACTTCGCTGTCTTCTCTAATCATTGGTTTTTGTTATTTCTCCATTCCCAAACATGAGCTTCACTCTTTGTCTTCTCAACAGTTCGTAGTGAGGACTTTAGTCCTCCTGCTTCGCGAGTTCGTAGTCAAGAAT encodes:
- a CDS encoding SufS family cysteine desulfurase; this translates as MTFIQEKTIADRVRADFPILAQEVHGKPLIYFDNAATSQKPLAVVDKLRNYYNYDNANVHRGAHALSIRATEGYEAARDKVAAFVNAASRNEIVFTRNASEAINLVAYSWGLNSLKPGDEIITTVMEHHSNLVPWQIIAQKTGAVIKHVQLTASEEFDFDHYKSLLSDKTKLVTVVHVSNTLGCINPVSEIIKLAREKDVKILIDACQSVPHMPIDVRAMDCDWLVASGHKMCAPTGIGFLYGKLDLLREMPPFLGGGEMISEVFLDYSTYADLPHKFEAGTPAIAEAIALGAAVDYLSNIGMDKIHAYEEELTAYLFEKLKQIPDIKIHGPQLTPDSKGRAALASFTIPNIHANDLSTLLDHEGVAIRSGHHCTQPLHRILGVSGTARASLYFYNTREEIDAFIVALKDTIDFFSRMME
- the sufD gene encoding Fe-S cluster assembly protein SufD, producing MSTPVPSTSSPISLPQEELKADSYLSDLLRQCEAARVVFRTEITGWLQELRQIAAYGVAQQKLPQKKDEDWRFTDLSELLAIQFQAAGKVSVDPEAIAGLQLPEAAQSRLVFVNGFYAPELSDVSGLPTGVFVGNLADLPTKQSYEIVKYLGQQEGAKEVFTALNTAGLGDVAIVWAGENVVVEKPLHLLFLTAVEKDPILTQPRTLVVAEKSSSLQIVEHYAAIPTPGCTDFPQNRPYFTNAVTEIWLEENAEVNHTRNQRESGDGFQIGKTAIAQARASRYTCNEINLGAKLSRHNLEVYQTGEQTETRLNGLTMVDGEQLSDTHSAIALTKPFGSTDQLHKCILGDRSRAVFNGKVFVPREAQQTNAAQLNRNLLLSNKARVDTKPELQITADNVKCSHGATVSQLEPEEVFYLRSRGLNEADARHLLIDAFAAEILERIPVESLRYRLSQCVACRTD
- the sufC gene encoding Fe-S cluster assembly ATPase SufC, which gives rise to MIREDSEVILAVKNLSAEVEGNKILKGFNLEIKAGEIHAIMGRNGSGKSTFSKVLAGHPDYEVTGGEIIYQGENILELEPEERALKGIFLAFQYPIEIPGVSNLDFLRVAYNARQKYQGLEELDAFDFEDLIEEKLDVVKMNPSFLERSLNEGFSGGEKKRNEILQMALLEPTLAILDETDSGLDIDALKIVSHGVNQLATPDNAMLIITHYQRMLNYIEPDFVHVMYDGRIVKSGGKELALELETTGYDFIDEEFATEVSV